One Pogoniulus pusillus isolate bPogPus1 chromosome 10, bPogPus1.pri, whole genome shotgun sequence genomic window carries:
- the TMX3 gene encoding protein disulfide-isomerase TMX3 isoform X2, which produces MAAAGVRWLLGVAVVAHAVASGAGFVVDLDESFKENRKDDIWLVDFYAPWCGHCKKLEPVWNEVGIEMERMGSPVKVGKMDATSFSSIASEFGVRGYPTIKLLKGDLAYNYRGPRTKDDIIEFANRVAGPLIRPLPSQHMFEHVQKRHRVLFVYVGGESPLKEKYIDVASELIVYTYFFSASENVLPKYVTLPELPAVVVFKDGTYFVYDEYEDGDLSSWINRERFQGYLNVDGFTLYELGDTGKLVAIAVIDDKNSSVEHTRLKSIIQEVARDYRDSFHRDFQFGHMDGNDYINSLLMDELTIPTIVVLNTSNQQYFLPDRHIEKTEDMLRWLRLLRRVIYLPVLAVFPCWVLAVNTW; this is translated from the exons gTTTAAAGAAAACCGTAAAGATGATATTTGGCTCGTAGAT TTTTATGCACCTTGGTGTGGCCACTGCAAGAAATTGGAGCCTGTGTGGAATGAAGTGGGAATAGAAATGGAACGCATGGGCTCTCCAGTGAAAGTTGGGAAGATGGATGCAACTTCTTTTTCTA GTATTGCATCTGAATTTGGAGTGCGAGGCTATCCAACAATTAAGCT TTTAAAAGGTGACTTGGCATACAACTATAGAGGACCTAGAACCAAAGATGATATCATTGAATTTGCTAATAGAGTGGCAGG ACCTCTTATCAGGCCACTTCCTAGCCAGCATATGTTTGAGCATGTGCAGAAGAGACATCGTGTACTGTTTGTGTATGTTGGTGGTGAATCTCCTTTAAAG GAAAAATACATTGATGTTGCTTCAGAACTAATAGTTTATACATACTTTTTTTCTGCCTCAGAAAATGTGCTGCCTAAG TATGTGACTTTGCCTGAATTGCCTGCTGTTGTGGTCTTCAAAGATGGAACTTACTTTGTTTATGATG AGTATGAAGATGGTGATTTGTCATCCTGGATAAACAGAGAAAGATTTCAAGGTTATCTTAATGTAGATGGCTTTACACTTTATGAACTTGGAGATacag GAAAACTTGTGGCTATTGCAGTCATTGATGATAAAAACTCTTCAGTGGAACACACCAG ACTAAAATCTATCATTCAGGAAGTTGCCAGAGATTATCGGGATAGTTTTCACAG GGATTTCCAATTTGGCCACATGGATGGAAATGACTACATTAATAGTTTGCTAATGGA CGAGCTGACCATCCCTACTATCGtcgtcttgaatacctccaaccAGCAGTATTTTCTGCCAGACAGACACATTGAGAAGACAGAGGACATG ctgCGGTGGCTCCGATTGTTACGCCGTGTGATTTATCTTCCTGTCCTGGCTGTCTTcccgtgctgggtgctggcagtgaatACGTGGTGA
- the TMX3 gene encoding protein disulfide-isomerase TMX3 isoform X1, whose translation MAAAGVRWLLGVAVVAHAVASGAGFVVDLDESFKENRKDDIWLVDFYAPWCGHCKKLEPVWNEVGIEMERMGSPVKVGKMDATSFSSIASEFGVRGYPTIKLLKGDLAYNYRGPRTKDDIIEFANRVAGPLIRPLPSQHMFEHVQKRHRVLFVYVGGESPLKEKYIDVASELIVYTYFFSASENVLPKYVTLPELPAVVVFKDGTYFVYDEYEDGDLSSWINRERFQGYLNVDGFTLYELGDTGKLVAIAVIDDKNSSVEHTRLKSIIQEVARDYRDSFHRDFQFGHMDGNDYINSLLMDELTIPTIVVLNTSNQQYFLPDRHIEKTEDMVKFINNILDGTAEAQGGDGLLQRIKRVIYDAKSTVMSVFKSSPLLGCFLFGLPLGVISIMCYGICTADPDGGLDEHETAKKDSSDRELTDEGTEEEQEEEKSGRDTELSDVELQQKDLMEKKRD comes from the exons gTTTAAAGAAAACCGTAAAGATGATATTTGGCTCGTAGAT TTTTATGCACCTTGGTGTGGCCACTGCAAGAAATTGGAGCCTGTGTGGAATGAAGTGGGAATAGAAATGGAACGCATGGGCTCTCCAGTGAAAGTTGGGAAGATGGATGCAACTTCTTTTTCTA GTATTGCATCTGAATTTGGAGTGCGAGGCTATCCAACAATTAAGCT TTTAAAAGGTGACTTGGCATACAACTATAGAGGACCTAGAACCAAAGATGATATCATTGAATTTGCTAATAGAGTGGCAGG ACCTCTTATCAGGCCACTTCCTAGCCAGCATATGTTTGAGCATGTGCAGAAGAGACATCGTGTACTGTTTGTGTATGTTGGTGGTGAATCTCCTTTAAAG GAAAAATACATTGATGTTGCTTCAGAACTAATAGTTTATACATACTTTTTTTCTGCCTCAGAAAATGTGCTGCCTAAG TATGTGACTTTGCCTGAATTGCCTGCTGTTGTGGTCTTCAAAGATGGAACTTACTTTGTTTATGATG AGTATGAAGATGGTGATTTGTCATCCTGGATAAACAGAGAAAGATTTCAAGGTTATCTTAATGTAGATGGCTTTACACTTTATGAACTTGGAGATacag GAAAACTTGTGGCTATTGCAGTCATTGATGATAAAAACTCTTCAGTGGAACACACCAG ACTAAAATCTATCATTCAGGAAGTTGCCAGAGATTATCGGGATAGTTTTCACAG GGATTTCCAATTTGGCCACATGGATGGAAATGACTACATTAATAGTTTGCTAATGGA CGAGCTGACCATCCCTACTATCGtcgtcttgaatacctccaaccAGCAGTATTTTCTGCCAGACAGACACATTGAGAAGACAGAGGACATGGTTAAGTTCATTAACAATATCTTGGATGGTACTGCTGAA GCACAGGGTGGTGATGGACTTCTGCAACGAATCAAGAGAGTAATCTATGATGCCAAGTCTACTGTAATG TCTGTGTTCAAGAGTTCACCACTCCTGGGATGCTTCCTCTTTGGGTTGCCCCTGGGGGTCATCAGCATTATGTGTTATGGGATCTGCACAGCTGATCCTGATGGAGGGCTGGACGAGCACGAGACGGCTAAAAAGGACAGCAGCGATCGGGAGCTCACAGACGAAGGCACCGAGGAGgagcaagaggaagaaaagagtggaAGAGATACAGAACTTTCAGATGTTGAGCTTCAACAGAAAGACctcatggaaaagaaaagagactaa